In Lysinibacillus sp. 2017, the DNA window CACCTCTAGAAATTTTTAACTCAGATTTAACGAATTTTCCGGTAGAAATTGTGACAATTACCCGCGTTTCGCAATTTGCTCACGACTATATTCATGTACAAATGCTGTTAAACGTTTTAACACCGCTGGATCTACTTCTGGGAATACCCCATGACCTAAGTTAAAAATATGACCGTTATTATGTGCTAAACCTTGATCAACAATATCTTTTGCACGTGCTTCGATAATCGACCAATCGGCTAATAATAATGTCGGGTCCAAGTTTCCTTGTACTGCTTTTGTAATACCGCGCGCTTCAGCTTCACGGATTGGTAGACGCCAATCTAAGCCCACTACGTCGATTGGTAGGTCATGCCACTCATTGACTAAGTGAGATGCTCCTACTCCAAATTGAATTAGAGGTACGTTTAAATGGCGAAGTTCACCAAAAATGCGTGTCATTGTTGGTTTAATAAAAATACGATAATCTTCTACGCTTAATGCACCAACCCAAGAATCAAAAATTTGGATTGCTTTTGCACCAGCTTCAACTTGAGCTGAAATGTCAGCAATAATCATATCTCCTAATTTGTCCATTAAAGCAAACCAGGCTTTTGGCTCTGATACCATAAATGATTTTGTTTTGGCGTAATTTTTACTTGGGCCACCTTCAATCATGTAGCTCGCTAGCGTAAATGGTGCACCACCAAAACCGATTAGAGGCACATTTAATTGCTCTTCAGTTAAAATTTTAATTGTTTCTAATACGTAAGGTGTATGTTCTTTTGCATTGAACTCACCTAATTTTTCAACATCTGCTACTGAACGAATTGGGTTTGAAATAACAGGGCCAACGCCTGCTTTAATTTTCACGTCTACACCAATTCCCGGTAACGGTGTCACGATGTCTTTATATAAAATTGCTGCATCTACATTATATTGTTCAACTGGTAGGCGTGTTACATACGCACATAATTCCGGTTTCATTGTAATTTCTTCTAAAGAATGGTTTTGTTTAATTTCACGATATTCTGGTTGTGAACGACCTGCTTGGCGCATAAACCAAACTGGTGTATGTTCTACTTGCTCACCGCGAGCTGCACGTAATAATGTATCATTAAATTTCGTCATGTTTGAATTCGACCCCTCAAAAAATTCATTATTTTTTCAAATCTTTAAAAACGTCATTGATATCCATTATCGACTATAAACCGTTCGCTTCGTATTGTATAGATTTCTAAAGAAAATGTCATAAAATTGTCCCTTCTGTAGAGATCTTTTTGACAAATGGCTTGAACATCATTATAAATGGAAATAATAGAGTTAAAGGAGGCGAAGTCCATGAATTTTTATGTAACTTCAGGAACACCTGATTATATGGAAAAATTAATCGCAAAAAATGAAAAAGAACCGCTTATTTTATTACATGGTAATGGTAATTCCATCGTTTTGCACGAAACAGAAAAAAAATCGATTTTTGCAGTCCCTCGCAAATTCGAAGTACTCGATAGTAAAGGAACTTTCGAACAAAAATATTATTTCACTATTTACAATATGTCTATTATGTCAGATGAACGTCCTGTTTTCGAGAAAAAGGCTCTAGAAATCAGCTCAACATTAAAAACGAATGATGGCGTAATCGCCTACCGATTATTACGCCCAGTAAAAGCTGAAATATATTTACTCATTATTCAATGGGGGGGTCCAGCATCATTTGAAGCATGGAAAAGTAGCGGAAACTATCAATCTTCCATCGCACCCGTTTTAGAAG includes these proteins:
- the hemE gene encoding uroporphyrinogen decarboxylase — protein: MTKFNDTLLRAARGEQVEHTPVWFMRQAGRSQPEYREIKQNHSLEEITMKPELCAYVTRLPVEQYNVDAAILYKDIVTPLPGIGVDVKIKAGVGPVISNPIRSVADVEKLGEFNAKEHTPYVLETIKILTEEQLNVPLIGFGGAPFTLASYMIEGGPSKNYAKTKSFMVSEPKAWFALMDKLGDMIIADISAQVEAGAKAIQIFDSWVGALSVEDYRIFIKPTMTRIFGELRHLNVPLIQFGVGASHLVNEWHDLPIDVVGLDWRLPIREAEARGITKAVQGNLDPTLLLADWSIIEARAKDIVDQGLAHNNGHIFNLGHGVFPEVDPAVLKRLTAFVHEYSREQIAKRG
- a CDS encoding antibiotic biosynthesis monooxygenase, whose product is MNFYVTSGTPDYMEKLIAKNEKEPLILLHGNGNSIVLHETEKKSIFAVPRKFEVLDSKGTFEQKYYFTIYNMSIMSDERPVFEKKALEISSTLKTNDGVIAYRLLRPVKAEIYLLIIQWGGPASFEAWKSSGNYQSSIAPVLEGTASTMQSIFDSSSYITTYSASPKE